A part of Kitasatospora kifunensis genomic DNA contains:
- a CDS encoding cupredoxin domain-containing protein, translated as MAKILGTNIDGIRPERRLTRRLVAAASMLGMVSLGVLSPVGAVQAAQPGSPVYAPVSTSSVFNSVFKAPAAAAQAVNISGFAFSPASLTVPVGTTVTWTNHDPVTHTVTSTGSGPLKGTVNAGATYSYTFTTAGTYAYVCTIHPGMAGTVTVK; from the coding sequence ATGGCAAAGATTTTAGGTACGAATATCGATGGCATCAGGCCGGAGCGCCGTCTCACAAGAAGGCTGGTGGCCGCTGCCTCGATGCTGGGGATGGTTTCACTGGGCGTGCTGAGCCCGGTCGGCGCGGTCCAAGCGGCTCAGCCAGGCTCGCCGGTATATGCACCGGTCTCGACGTCCTCCGTCTTCAACAGTGTTTTCAAGGCACCGGCTGCGGCCGCGCAGGCGGTGAACATCTCAGGGTTCGCCTTCTCACCGGCCTCGCTCACCGTCCCCGTCGGCACGACGGTGACCTGGACGAACCATGACCCGGTCACGCACACGGTGACGAGCACCGGCTCCGGCCCGCTGAAAGGGACGGTGAATGCGGGTGCCACGTACAGCTACACCTTCACCACCGCCGGAACCTACGCGTACGTGTGCACGATCCACCCGGGGATGGCGGGTACGGTTACCGTGAAGTGA
- a CDS encoding tetratricopeptide repeat protein — protein sequence MASGYAAATTIGTPNLTGVARAQAAESARVFEDYDDALTWFDEERHNLAAVQQAAAEVGLHQHVWQLAEAQKHFFVVRRHIDDFLAAQQLALTAARADGDRETEALMLSSLGGVYWMAGRLDESEDCCLQVRHLYRALGDVEGEATALIAHGVVLNHRGHPERCVDFTTQALDLLDGPHTLQLRAKALMNRAVVYKSDAYKSEPGPRPQGIADLREALTIFRQVGDRHSEAFAPGNLADFHLLDTDLDAALDLYREQQALARELADVYIEAEALRGSGDAHAAAHRAAQARQAWTEALALYEQIDHPKVTETRKRLGEQ from the coding sequence GTGGCCAGCGGGTACGCCGCCGCCACCACGATCGGCACCCCCAACCTGACCGGCGTCGCCCGCGCCCAGGCCGCCGAGAGCGCGCGCGTCTTCGAGGACTACGACGACGCCCTGACCTGGTTCGACGAGGAACGGCACAACCTCGCCGCCGTCCAACAGGCCGCCGCTGAAGTCGGGCTCCACCAGCATGTGTGGCAACTCGCCGAGGCCCAGAAGCACTTCTTCGTCGTTCGCCGCCACATCGACGACTTCCTCGCCGCGCAGCAACTGGCCCTGACCGCCGCCCGGGCCGACGGTGACCGCGAGACCGAGGCCCTGATGCTGAGCAGTCTCGGCGGCGTGTACTGGATGGCGGGACGGCTCGACGAATCCGAGGACTGCTGCCTGCAGGTTCGGCACCTCTACCGGGCCCTGGGCGACGTCGAGGGTGAAGCGACCGCGCTGATCGCCCATGGCGTCGTCCTGAACCACCGAGGGCACCCCGAACGCTGTGTCGACTTCACCACGCAGGCCCTCGACCTCCTCGACGGCCCGCACACGCTCCAGCTGCGTGCGAAAGCGCTCATGAACCGTGCAGTGGTGTACAAGTCCGATGCGTACAAGTCCGAGCCGGGCCCCCGTCCGCAGGGCATCGCCGACCTCCGGGAAGCCCTGACGATCTTTCGGCAAGTCGGCGACCGCCACAGCGAGGCCTTCGCCCCGGGCAACCTCGCCGACTTCCACCTGCTGGACACTGATCTCGACGCGGCGCTCGACCTCTACCGGGAACAACAGGCGCTCGCCCGGGAGTTGGCGGACGTCTACATCGAGGCCGAGGCACTTCGCGGCAGCGGCGACGCTCACGCCGCAGCCCACCGCGCGGCGCAGGCACGACAGGCCTGGACCGAGGCCCTCGCGCTCTACGAGCAGATCGACCACCCCAAGGTCACCGAAACGCGAAAGCGCCTCGGCGAGCAGTGA
- a CDS encoding NB-ARC domain-containing protein encodes MHGLAKTGDAAGVVGQLPTDLATFTGRQEELAQLIRAATHQRDNEAANTVVISAIEGMAGVGKTQLAIHTAHQLVRSGRFVDVQLHANLRGFDAELPPTDPSTVLEAFLRQLGVPVQQIPGSRDERAAMFRDRLRERHALILLDNAADENQVRDLIPAGPTCLVLITSRRSLTALDNATPYRLDVFTESESLALLARIAGHQRVAAEPEAAARIAEYCGHLPLAVSLAAARLRSRPAWSLRHLADKLRDGRLSAIRAGNRALRPVFHLSYQELDEPLRRVFRLLGHHPGPDTTPAQVAALADIPDDQAEDALEQLQDEHLLAQPTPGRYELHDLLRLLAVELAAVEPEPEPAAPLTRLAT; translated from the coding sequence GTGCACGGGCTGGCCAAGACCGGAGATGCGGCCGGGGTGGTCGGTCAACTCCCCACCGATCTTGCGACGTTCACCGGGCGCCAGGAGGAACTCGCGCAACTGATCCGGGCAGCGACACACCAGCGCGACAACGAGGCTGCGAACACGGTGGTGATCTCCGCGATCGAGGGCATGGCCGGCGTCGGCAAGACCCAGCTCGCAATCCACACCGCCCACCAACTGGTGCGCTCGGGCCGCTTCGTCGACGTCCAACTGCACGCGAACCTGCGCGGCTTCGATGCCGAGCTCCCGCCCACCGACCCGTCCACGGTCCTGGAAGCCTTCCTGCGGCAACTCGGTGTACCCGTCCAGCAGATCCCCGGCAGCCGTGACGAGCGGGCCGCGATGTTCCGCGACCGACTGCGCGAGCGCCACGCCCTGATCCTGCTCGACAACGCCGCCGACGAGAACCAGGTCCGTGACCTGATCCCGGCCGGCCCCACCTGCCTGGTCCTCATCACCAGCCGCCGCAGCCTGACCGCGCTGGACAACGCCACCCCGTACCGGCTCGATGTCTTCACCGAATCCGAGTCCCTCGCGCTGCTCGCCCGAATCGCCGGGCACCAACGCGTGGCAGCCGAACCAGAAGCCGCCGCCCGCATCGCCGAGTACTGCGGCCACCTGCCCCTGGCCGTCTCCCTGGCCGCCGCCCGCCTGCGCTCCCGACCGGCCTGGTCCCTGCGACACCTCGCCGACAAGCTGCGCGACGGACGCCTGAGCGCCATCCGCGCCGGAAACCGCGCCCTGCGCCCGGTCTTCCACCTCTCCTACCAGGAACTCGACGAGCCACTGCGCCGGGTCTTCCGCCTCCTCGGTCACCACCCGGGCCCCGACACCACCCCCGCCCAGGTCGCGGCCCTGGCAGACATCCCCGATGACCAGGCCGAGGACGCCCTGGAACAACTGCAGGACGAACACCTCCTCGCCCAGCCCACCCCCGGCCGCTACGAACTCCACGACCTACTGCGCCTGCTGGCCGTCGAGCTGGCCGCCGTCGAGCCGGAACCGGAACCCGCCGCCCCACTGACCCGGCTCGCCACCTGA
- a CDS encoding SDR family NAD(P)-dependent oxidoreductase — protein MTARATISTSFTASSTADEVLRDVDLTGVRAIVTGGSSGIGIETARALTAAGAQVTLAVRNTAAGDAVAETIEKSTGGIRPRVVRLDLADRTTVTPFVDAWSGPLHLLINNAGVVTGGLERTREGWELQFATNHLGHFALATGLHDALALGACDRDGARIVSVSSTAHMRSGIDFDDLHFERRSYDPQIAYAQSKTANSLFAVEATRLWASDGIIANTVNPGGVVTGLQRNFTTQQKQSLAAAEAAGVFTYKTVEQGAATSIVAAVAPEFAHSGGHYLDDSQEAYTVPNDADLAQHPHGVKQWALDPATAKHLWAVSTDLIRA, from the coding sequence ATGACTGCTCGCGCAACCATCTCCACGTCCTTCACCGCCTCCAGCACCGCGGACGAGGTGCTGCGAGACGTCGACCTCACCGGCGTCCGCGCGATCGTGACGGGCGGCTCCTCCGGAATCGGGATCGAGACGGCTCGTGCGTTGACCGCAGCCGGGGCGCAGGTGACGCTCGCTGTGCGGAACACGGCTGCGGGTGACGCCGTCGCCGAAACGATCGAGAAGTCGACCGGAGGGATCCGCCCCCGAGTCGTCCGGTTGGACCTCGCCGACAGGACCACCGTCACGCCGTTCGTCGACGCCTGGAGCGGCCCGCTTCACCTGCTGATCAACAACGCGGGCGTGGTCACCGGAGGCCTCGAACGAACCCGTGAGGGCTGGGAGTTGCAATTCGCGACGAATCATCTCGGTCACTTCGCCCTCGCCACCGGCCTGCACGACGCCCTGGCCCTGGGAGCGTGCGACCGCGACGGAGCACGGATCGTGTCGGTCAGTTCGACAGCGCACATGCGTTCCGGCATCGACTTCGACGACCTCCACTTCGAGCGCCGCAGCTACGACCCGCAGATCGCCTACGCCCAGTCGAAGACAGCGAACTCCCTGTTCGCCGTCGAGGCGACCCGCCTCTGGGCGTCCGACGGCATCATCGCCAATACGGTGAACCCCGGCGGTGTCGTGACGGGTCTGCAGCGGAACTTCACAACGCAACAGAAGCAGTCGCTCGCTGCGGCCGAGGCCGCCGGAGTCTTCACGTACAAAACGGTCGAGCAGGGGGCCGCCACCAGCATCGTGGCAGCCGTCGCCCCGGAGTTCGCCCACTCCGGAGGCCACTACCTCGACGATTCGCAAGAGGCCTACACCGTGCCGAACGACGCCGACCTCGCGCAACACCCGCATGGTGTCAAGCAATGGGCGCTCGATCCCGCTACCGCCAAGCACCTCTGGGCAGTCTCGACCGACCTGATCCGCGCCTGA
- a CDS encoding TetR/AcrR family transcriptional regulator has translation MSSPDTGPSPSAITDTDRRTMVLDSALVTFARFGYRKTSMEEVARAAHISRPGLYFLFSSKETLFRAAVTQALERDITAVEHVLADADRPLPERLVEAFDQWAGRYIGPLTRDVAVVVEDNPDLLGEIVETTPRRFEELITGAIAVESGQEAATPVAQTMISTSIGLKHQAASREFYLERMKVAIGLLVR, from the coding sequence ATGAGCAGTCCCGATACCGGCCCCTCGCCGTCGGCAATCACCGATACCGACCGTCGGACCATGGTTCTTGACTCCGCCCTGGTCACGTTCGCGCGATTCGGCTACCGGAAGACCTCGATGGAGGAAGTGGCGCGGGCGGCACACATCTCCCGGCCCGGGCTCTACTTCCTCTTCTCCTCGAAGGAGACTCTGTTCCGTGCCGCGGTCACCCAGGCCTTGGAGCGCGACATCACAGCGGTCGAACACGTCCTGGCCGACGCCGACCGCCCCCTTCCGGAGCGCCTCGTCGAAGCGTTCGACCAGTGGGCAGGCCGCTACATCGGCCCGTTGACGCGCGATGTCGCGGTGGTCGTCGAGGACAACCCCGACCTCCTCGGAGAGATCGTCGAGACCACGCCGCGACGTTTCGAGGAACTGATCACCGGCGCGATCGCCGTCGAGTCAGGGCAAGAGGCCGCCACCCCTGTCGCACAGACGATGATCAGCACATCGATCGGCCTCAAGCACCAGGCCGCATCACGGGAGTTCTACCTCGAACGCATGAAGGTCGCCATCGGACTCCTGGTGCGCTGA
- a CDS encoding CatB-related O-acetyltransferase, producing the protein MPLVPADPTVLHPMPEHPRVALLKPLVRSPLIEVGDYSYYDDPDDPTAFETRNVLYHYGPERLVIGKYCALGTGTRFIMNGANHRMDGPSTFPFPTMGGSWAEHFDLITDLPGRGDTVVGNDVWFGHGTTVMPGVRIGHGAIIATGAVVTGDVPDYGIVGGNPARLIRTRYDAADIARLLAVAWWDWPVRDITRHVRTIMSGTVAALEEAAAQIGQP; encoded by the coding sequence ATGCCGCTCGTTCCCGCTGACCCCACCGTGCTCCATCCGATGCCCGAGCACCCGCGGGTGGCTCTGCTCAAGCCGCTGGTGAGGTCGCCGCTGATCGAGGTCGGTGACTACTCCTACTACGACGATCCAGACGACCCGACCGCGTTCGAGACGCGCAACGTCCTGTACCACTACGGTCCCGAGCGGCTTGTCATCGGCAAGTACTGCGCGCTGGGGACAGGCACCCGGTTCATCATGAACGGTGCCAACCACCGCATGGACGGTCCTTCCACGTTCCCGTTCCCCACCATGGGGGGCTCCTGGGCGGAGCACTTCGACCTGATCACCGACCTGCCCGGCCGGGGTGACACGGTCGTCGGCAACGACGTGTGGTTCGGCCACGGCACCACGGTCATGCCCGGTGTACGCATCGGTCACGGCGCGATCATCGCCACCGGCGCCGTGGTCACTGGCGATGTCCCCGACTACGGCATCGTCGGCGGCAACCCAGCCCGGCTCATCCGCACCCGCTACGACGCTGCGGACATCGCCCGGCTCCTCGCCGTGGCGTGGTGGGACTGGCCCGTGCGGGACATCACCAGGCATGTACGGACGATCATGTCGGGCACCGTCGCCGCCCTGGAGGAGGCCGCCGCGCAGATCGGCCAGCCCTGA
- a CDS encoding maleylpyruvate isomerase family mycothiol-dependent enzyme, producing the protein MDAQLNGMPDHPWLGTPVDARPLFAPEQAALMATLRGLAPADWGRQAVPGWTVRDLAAHLLGDFHGRLARDRDGHREGPVFAPGETLETFIHRINQEWVAAHRRVSPAALTDTLDLIGGQVARFFETTDPLSPSLGVSWAGVDPAPMWLDSARDLTEFWTHRQQIRHATGQDTDPDPSILSVVLDTFMRALPHTLRETTAPAGAQVRVRINGPAGGSWTVTAAGDHWSLAEPGTERPTALVALDTETAWRLCTRGIQPDAALARAHIDGDRHLAEAACQIVSIVY; encoded by the coding sequence ATGGACGCCCAGCTCAATGGCATGCCGGACCATCCCTGGCTCGGTACCCCGGTCGACGCCCGCCCCCTGTTCGCGCCCGAGCAGGCCGCGCTGATGGCCACGCTGCGCGGCCTGGCGCCCGCCGACTGGGGCAGGCAGGCGGTCCCGGGCTGGACCGTCCGGGATCTCGCCGCACACCTCCTGGGCGACTTCCACGGGCGCCTCGCCCGGGACCGCGACGGCCACCGGGAAGGCCCCGTCTTCGCGCCGGGCGAGACGCTGGAGACGTTCATCCACCGCATCAACCAGGAATGGGTCGCCGCCCACCGCAGGGTGAGCCCGGCCGCGCTCACCGACACCCTCGACCTGATCGGCGGACAGGTCGCCCGGTTCTTCGAGACCACCGACCCCCTGTCGCCGTCGCTGGGGGTGTCCTGGGCCGGGGTCGACCCGGCGCCGATGTGGCTGGACAGCGCCCGCGACCTCACCGAGTTCTGGACCCACCGCCAGCAGATCCGCCACGCGACCGGCCAGGACACCGACCCCGATCCAAGCATCCTGTCCGTGGTCCTCGACACCTTCATGCGCGCCCTGCCCCACACGCTGCGCGAGACCACCGCGCCCGCCGGCGCACAGGTCCGGGTACGGATCAACGGCCCCGCCGGCGGCAGCTGGACCGTCACGGCTGCCGGGGACCACTGGTCGCTCGCCGAGCCCGGCACCGAACGTCCCACCGCCCTCGTCGCCTTGGACACGGAGACCGCCTGGCGCCTGTGCACCCGCGGCATCCAGCCCGACGCCGCCCTGGCCCGCGCCCACATCGACGGTGACCGTCATCTCGCCGAAGCAGCCTGCCAGATCGTGTCCATCGTCTACTGA
- a CDS encoding LLM class flavin-dependent oxidoreductase, whose translation MKISSAFASSLDAPAHIAVAEQLGYERAWLYDTPHQSPDVWMLLALAAERTERIGLGPGVLVPTLRHPMVNAAGAAGLAALAPGRAAVAFGTGFTSARAMGAKPATWAYLREYISAFRGLLAGETVEWQGARLRMMHPSGHAPERPIDIPVAISATGPKGLAIARELGDGLFSVNEETSAARDFSWAALTVHGTVLAEGEALNSPHVMAAAGPGNALAYHFLHEAGQDVRDLPGGEQWLTSIEHTDPRDIHLAIHDQHLVGLNAADRAAWHAGSWEAVPRTTFTGTLEEVRRRLAGVAEAGVTELIYQPSGPDIPAELEAFLKAATGL comes from the coding sequence GTGAAGATCTCCAGTGCATTTGCCTCCTCCTTGGACGCGCCCGCTCATATCGCTGTCGCGGAGCAGCTCGGCTACGAACGTGCATGGCTCTACGACACTCCGCACCAGAGTCCCGATGTGTGGATGCTGCTGGCGCTCGCCGCGGAACGCACCGAGCGCATCGGCCTCGGGCCGGGAGTGCTGGTACCGACTCTCCGGCACCCCATGGTCAACGCGGCCGGGGCCGCCGGTCTGGCCGCCCTCGCCCCGGGAAGGGCAGCTGTCGCCTTCGGAACCGGTTTCACCAGCGCACGCGCCATGGGAGCCAAGCCCGCCACGTGGGCGTATCTCCGTGAGTACATCAGCGCGTTCCGCGGCCTGCTCGCGGGAGAAACCGTGGAATGGCAAGGTGCCCGCCTGCGCATGATGCACCCGTCGGGACATGCCCCCGAGCGCCCGATCGACATCCCGGTCGCGATCTCGGCCACGGGGCCCAAGGGGCTCGCCATCGCCCGTGAACTGGGCGACGGGCTCTTCTCCGTCAACGAGGAGACCTCGGCCGCCCGGGACTTCTCCTGGGCGGCACTGACCGTTCACGGCACGGTGCTGGCCGAGGGCGAAGCGCTGAACTCGCCGCACGTCATGGCCGCGGCGGGCCCGGGGAATGCGCTGGCCTACCACTTCCTTCACGAGGCCGGCCAAGACGTGCGTGACCTGCCCGGCGGCGAGCAGTGGCTGACGTCGATCGAGCACACCGATCCGCGGGACATCCATCTGGCCATCCACGACCAGCACTTGGTCGGGCTGAACGCGGCCGACCGCGCCGCCTGGCATGCCGGGAGCTGGGAGGCGGTTCCGCGCACGACGTTCACGGGAACCCTCGAAGAGGTTCGGCGGCGTCTTGCCGGGGTCGCCGAAGCAGGGGTGACCGAGCTGATCTACCAGCCCAGCGGACCCGACATCCCCGCCGAGCTCGAGGCGTTCCTCAAGGCCGCGACGGGGCTCTGA
- a CDS encoding alpha/beta fold hydrolase — MKYLETKTSTIEGANEVSYAYRRLGPQGRRPLVLLQHFRGNLDNWDPALVDALAASRDVIAFDNVGVGATPSTTPS; from the coding sequence ATGAAGTACCTGGAGACCAAGACCTCGACGATCGAAGGAGCCAACGAAGTCAGCTACGCGTACCGGCGTCTGGGGCCGCAGGGCCGGCGCCCGCTGGTTCTACTCCAGCACTTCCGGGGAAACCTCGACAACTGGGATCCCGCCCTGGTCGATGCACTGGCTGCCTCGCGCGACGTCATCGCCTTCGACAACGTGGGCGTGGGCGCAACGCCCAGTACGACGCCGTCCTGA
- a CDS encoding IS5 family transposase (programmed frameshift): protein MSRGEIADAAWARIEPLLPQRDGAGRPWRDHRQVVNGVLWRLRTGAPWRDLPERYGPWQTVYRRFAQWEKDGTWTALLQEVQVRNDAVGTVEWTVSIDSTAARAHQHAAGARKKGNRPEDESDDPAAVARREALGRSRGGLTTKIHLAVDGRGLPLSIVLSTGNAADCTMLPAVLDAIRVPRPGAGRPRTRPDRVVADKAYSSRKIRDLLRRRRIKATIPERRDQIAGRARRGLRGGRPPAFDKTAYKGRNVVERCFAKLKQFRAVATRFDKLANRYRAGVVLASLILWLRAEEQ from the exons GTGAGTCGAGGAGAGATAGCCGATGCTGCGTGGGCTCGGATAGAGCCGTTGTTGCCGCAGCGGGACGGCGCCGGGCGTCCCTGGCGGGATCATCGCCAGGTGGTCAACGGGGTGCTGTGGCGACTGCGTACGGGTGCCCCGTGGCGTGATCTGCCCGAACGATACGGCCCGTGGCAGACCGTCTACCGGCGCTTCGCTCAATGGGAGAAGGACGGCACCTGGACTGCACTCCTGCAGGAGGTCCAGGTCCGCAACGACGCGGTGGGGACCGTGGAGTGGACGGTCTCGATCGACTCCACCGCTGCGAGGGCTCACCAGCACGCGGCCGGGGCCCGCAAAAAGGGGA ATCGGCCCGAGGACGAATCGGATGATCCGGCAGCAGTTGCGCGCCGCGAGGCGCTTGGCAGGTCCCGGGGCGGGCTGACCACCAAGATCCACCTGGCGGTCGACGGCCGGGGCCTGCCGCTGTCGATCGTATTGAGCACGGGCAACGCGGCCGACTGCACGATGCTGCCCGCCGTCCTGGACGCCATCCGCGTCCCGCGTCCCGGGGCCGGGCGACCAAGGACCAGACCCGACCGGGTCGTGGCCGACAAGGCCTACTCCTCCCGGAAGATCCGCGACCTGCTGCGGCGCCGACGGATCAAGGCGACCATCCCCGAACGCCGGGACCAGATCGCAGGCCGCGCCCGTCGCGGCCTGCGCGGCGGGCGACCGCCGGCCTTCGACAAGACCGCCTACAAAGGGCGGAACGTCGTCGAGCGGTGCTTCGCCAAGCTGAAGCAATTCCGGGCAGTGGCAACCAGGTTCGACAAGCTGGCCAACCGCTACCGGGCCGGCGTCGTCCTCGCCTCACTGATCCTGTGGCTGCGAGCCGAGGAGCAATGA
- a CDS encoding maleylpyruvate isomerase family mycothiol-dependent enzyme yields the protein MTEHLYFPTLLRMIDERSAAFRASVAAAPSLDADVPSCPGWTLYDLANHLSEGDRFWAYIVLNTAPGDERPSKDGLAAPREREALITWLADSTEQLLTALREAGPDRGCWAWWEPLASPHTVAAVARRRVPESLIHTYDAQLASGTPQELPTTEALDAIEEFLATVCTVTVPWPGEPATMDYHAAEAGSWRQTVDAAGSRFTRLTAAEAAESKPTAAIYGTASEMALLMYMRIPAGSLRMEGDADLLQQLQDWD from the coding sequence GTGACTGAGCATCTCTACTTCCCCACCCTGCTGCGGATGATTGACGAGCGGTCCGCCGCGTTCCGCGCCTCCGTCGCCGCGGCCCCCAGCCTCGACGCCGACGTCCCGTCCTGCCCGGGCTGGACGCTGTACGACCTGGCGAACCACCTCAGTGAGGGGGACCGCTTCTGGGCCTACATCGTGCTGAACACCGCGCCGGGCGACGAGCGGCCGAGCAAGGACGGGCTGGCGGCGCCCAGGGAGCGCGAGGCCCTCATAACCTGGCTGGCCGACTCGACGGAGCAGCTGCTTACTGCTCTGCGCGAGGCCGGCCCGGACCGGGGCTGCTGGGCCTGGTGGGAGCCGCTGGCCTCGCCGCACACGGTGGCCGCCGTGGCCCGCCGCCGCGTCCCGGAGTCGCTGATCCACACCTACGACGCCCAGCTGGCCTCCGGTACCCCGCAGGAGCTGCCGACGACCGAGGCGCTCGACGCCATCGAGGAGTTCCTCGCCACCGTCTGCACCGTCACGGTCCCGTGGCCGGGCGAGCCCGCCACCATGGACTACCACGCAGCCGAGGCTGGCTCCTGGCGCCAGACGGTGGACGCCGCCGGTTCCCGCTTCACCCGCCTCACCGCGGCGGAGGCCGCCGAGAGCAAGCCCACCGCCGCCATCTACGGCACGGCGAGCGAGATGGCCCTGCTCATGTACATGCGCATCCCGGCCGGCTCGCTGCGGATGGAGGGCGACGCCGACCTGCTCCAGCAGCTGCAGGACTGGGACTAA
- a CDS encoding NUDIX hydrolase, with the protein MIDFRVLTASAFREGVERIGVGVVVRDHSGRILMIRCSAHDVLPGLWEYPGGGLEDGKDVEDVEAGAARELAEETGLAGLPLEYARTLDFTNQNDRRVRQFVFTAVVPDGTAVTLSADHDAHVLVTR; encoded by the coding sequence GTGATCGACTTCAGGGTGCTGACCGCGTCCGCCTTCCGTGAGGGGGTCGAACGGATCGGGGTCGGCGTCGTCGTCCGCGACCACTCCGGGCGGATCCTGATGATCCGCTGCTCCGCCCACGACGTGCTGCCAGGTCTGTGGGAGTACCCGGGCGGAGGCCTGGAGGACGGCAAGGACGTCGAGGACGTCGAGGCCGGAGCGGCGCGCGAGCTCGCCGAGGAGACCGGGCTCGCCGGTCTGCCGCTGGAGTACGCGCGCACCCTGGACTTCACCAACCAGAACGACCGCCGGGTGCGGCAGTTCGTGTTCACCGCCGTCGTGCCGGACGGCACCGCGGTGACCCTGTCGGCAGACCACGACGCCCACGTGCTGGTCACCCGGTGA
- a CDS encoding AAA family ATPase — protein MRESAGSPTPRLCVLRGNSGSGKTSIATEIRRRYGRGIALVSQDNIRRTVLRERDVPGAPNIGLIGTMARYALNHGYHVVIEGIMYADRYGGMLEALARDHQGQSRLYYLNVDFTETLRRHATKPQADEYGETEMRDWYRPDDLLPSGIEQVIPADSTLEESVARIMRDLGLADTHGHAPG, from the coding sequence ATCCGGGAGAGCGCAGGGTCGCCGACGCCACGCCTGTGCGTGCTGCGGGGCAACTCCGGCTCCGGCAAGACCTCCATCGCCACCGAGATCCGCCGCCGGTACGGGCGCGGCATCGCGCTGGTCAGCCAGGACAACATCCGCCGCACCGTGCTGCGCGAGCGCGATGTCCCCGGAGCACCGAACATCGGCCTGATCGGCACCATGGCCCGGTACGCCCTGAACCACGGGTACCACGTGGTCATCGAAGGGATCATGTACGCGGACCGCTACGGCGGCATGCTCGAAGCCCTGGCCCGCGACCACCAGGGCCAGTCCCGCCTCTATTACCTCAACGTCGACTTCACCGAGACGCTTCGCCGCCACGCCACCAAACCCCAGGCCGACGAGTACGGCGAGACCGAGATGCGCGACTGGTACCGGCCTGACGACCTCCTGCCCAGCGGCATCGAACAGGTCATCCCTGCGGACAGCACCCTGGAGGAGAGCGTCGCACGGATCATGAGAGACCTGGGCCTCGCCGACACTCACGGCCACGCGCCTGGATAG
- a CDS encoding nucleotide pyrophosphohydrolase has product MHVHGLYDELNQAQRGRTWSRHDFVLGFVGDVGDLAKLTQAADGVRPAPVGPGLGHELADCLWSVVVIAELYGIDLAAEFTTTMQQLEESITGELEPGATQ; this is encoded by the coding sequence ATGCACGTCCACGGCCTCTACGACGAGCTCAACCAGGCGCAGCGCGGCCGCACCTGGTCGCGGCACGACTTCGTCCTCGGTTTCGTCGGCGACGTCGGCGACCTCGCCAAGCTCACTCAGGCCGCCGACGGCGTCCGGCCTGCGCCGGTGGGACCCGGCCTCGGGCACGAGCTGGCGGACTGCCTGTGGTCCGTCGTCGTGATCGCCGAGCTCTACGGCATCGACCTCGCAGCCGAATTCACGACGACCATGCAGCAGTTGGAGGAGTCCATCACCGGCGAACTGGAACCGGGGGCGACGCAGTGA